One region of Archocentrus centrarchus isolate MPI-CPG fArcCen1 chromosome 6, fArcCen1, whole genome shotgun sequence genomic DNA includes:
- the LOC115782100 gene encoding nuclear receptor-interacting protein 3 isoform X1 translates to MFTGMRTENRGEKGVLDAATLRQQRRLKQAIQFLHKDSADLLPLDGLKKLGTSKQGQPHNILQKRLLEAKLSRGRINMCGVTPNNTEVHLSCHHLNSHEDEEEDFIFVPCKCLGQEAHLLIDTGCKLNLMSSVTVERFGLKELVEEVKMETDGFPFQRRLCIDGHIKELCLTIGQIRITCSFAIVESNKALMSVGSKTLKTLKCVIDTEKQIMVIGTSVREQIQFAKKTMQ, encoded by the exons ATGTTCACAGGGATGCGGACGGAGAACCGGGGGGAAAAGGGGGTCCTGGATGCAGCGACTCTGAGGCAGCAGAGGAGGCTGAAGCAGGCGATCCAGTTCCTCCATAAGGACTCAGCTGATCTGCTTCCTTTGGATGGACTGAAGAAACTCGGAACTTCCAAGCAGGGG CAGCCACATAATATTCTCCAGAAGCGCCTACTGGAGGCGAAGCTGTCCCGGGGAAGGATAAACATGTGTGGAGTGACGCCAaataacacagaagttcatctGAGTTGTCATCATTTAAATTCACacgaggatgaggaggaagactTCATCTTTGTACCCTGCAAG tgtttaGGACAGGAAGCTCATTTACTGATTGACACAGGTTGCAAGCTGAATCTGATGTCCTCTGTGACTGTGGAGAGATTTGG TTTGAAAGAACTGGTCGAAGAGGTCAAAATGGAGACCGATGGCTTTCCATTTCAGCGTAGGCTCTGCATCGATGGTCACATCAAGGAGCTCTGCCTGACCATCGGACAAATCAGGATAACGTGTTCATTTGCCATAGTGG aaaGTAACAAGGCCCTCATGTCCGTGGGCAGCAAGACTTTAAAGACACTCAAG tgtgtAATTGATACAGAAAAGCAGATCATGGTGATTGGGACGTCTGTGAGGGAGCAAATtcaatttgccaaaaaaaccaTGCAGTGA
- the LOC115782100 gene encoding nuclear receptor-interacting protein 3 isoform X2 translates to MFTGMRTENRGEKGVLDAATLRQQRRLKQAIQFLHKDSADLLPLDGLKKLGTSKQGPHNILQKRLLEAKLSRGRINMCGVTPNNTEVHLSCHHLNSHEDEEEDFIFVPCKCLGQEAHLLIDTGCKLNLMSSVTVERFGLKELVEEVKMETDGFPFQRRLCIDGHIKELCLTIGQIRITCSFAIVESNKALMSVGSKTLKTLKCVIDTEKQIMVIGTSVREQIQFAKKTMQ, encoded by the exons ATGTTCACAGGGATGCGGACGGAGAACCGGGGGGAAAAGGGGGTCCTGGATGCAGCGACTCTGAGGCAGCAGAGGAGGCTGAAGCAGGCGATCCAGTTCCTCCATAAGGACTCAGCTGATCTGCTTCCTTTGGATGGACTGAAGAAACTCGGAACTTCCAAGCAGGGG CCACATAATATTCTCCAGAAGCGCCTACTGGAGGCGAAGCTGTCCCGGGGAAGGATAAACATGTGTGGAGTGACGCCAaataacacagaagttcatctGAGTTGTCATCATTTAAATTCACacgaggatgaggaggaagactTCATCTTTGTACCCTGCAAG tgtttaGGACAGGAAGCTCATTTACTGATTGACACAGGTTGCAAGCTGAATCTGATGTCCTCTGTGACTGTGGAGAGATTTGG TTTGAAAGAACTGGTCGAAGAGGTCAAAATGGAGACCGATGGCTTTCCATTTCAGCGTAGGCTCTGCATCGATGGTCACATCAAGGAGCTCTGCCTGACCATCGGACAAATCAGGATAACGTGTTCATTTGCCATAGTGG aaaGTAACAAGGCCCTCATGTCCGTGGGCAGCAAGACTTTAAAGACACTCAAG tgtgtAATTGATACAGAAAAGCAGATCATGGTGATTGGGACGTCTGTGAGGGAGCAAATtcaatttgccaaaaaaaccaTGCAGTGA
- the akip1 gene encoding A-kinase-interacting protein 1, producing the protein MDSQAWLESSLQRSASLGLEVLQRASRRSVDWTSTASQNPTIADEDTDIADERNPTELDDAFAKIAEFMAQTTSHCKSFYESGCCTEPSNTEKNHMSRFHTRPAGAKTASAPPTRKCDKYQRHVSGASEDFYIELSPGTYAITASMPESQQQTRLVSVKAGESVNLTFNLGPLS; encoded by the exons ATGGACAGCCAAGCCTGGCTGGAGTCTTCCCTGCAGCGCTCTGCCAGTCTGGGCCTGGAGGTGCTGCAGCGAGCCTCCAGGCGGAGTGTAGACTGGACAAGCACTGCATCCCAGAACCCCACTATAGCAGATGAAGACACAGATATAGCTGATGAG AGAAATCCCACAGAGCTTGATGATGCCTTTGCAAAAATCGCAGAGTTCATGGCACAAACCACCAGTCATTGCAAG AGCTTTTACGAGTCTGGCTGTTGTACAGAGCCCAGTAACACTGAAAAGAACCACATGTCCAGGTTCCATACACGACCAGCAGGTGCAAAGACAGCATCTGCACCACCAACCAGGAAATGTGACAAATACCAA CGCCACGTGTCTGGAGCCAGTGAGGATTTTTATATCGAGCTTTCACCTGGAACGTACGCCATCACCGCCAGCATGCCGGAGTCACAGCAGCAGACTCGGCTGGTCAGTGTTAAAGCTGGGGAGAGTGTCAACCTCACCTTTAACCTCGGACCCCTCAGCTGA